A region of Diospyros lotus cultivar Yz01 chromosome 3, ASM1463336v1, whole genome shotgun sequence DNA encodes the following proteins:
- the LOC127797417 gene encoding 60S ribosomal protein L17-2, translating to MVKYSREPDNPTKSCKARGSDLRVHFKNTRETAHAIRKLPLAKAKRYLEDVLVHKQAIPFTRFCRGVGRTAQAKNRHSNGQGRWPVKSARFILDLLKNAESNAEVKGLDVDTLYISHIQVNQAQKQRRRTYRAHGRINPYMSSPCHIELILSEKEEPVQKEPESQLATSKSKKLRSGASS from the exons ATG GTGAAGTACTCAAGAGAGCCAGACAATCCTACCAAGT CCTGCAAAGCCAGGGGTTCAGATCTCAGAGTTCATTTTAAG AACACGAGGGAGACAGCCCATGCCATCAGGAAATTGCCTTTGGCCAAGGCTAAGCGATATCTGGAAGATGTGCTAGTTCACAAGCAGGCCATACCCTTCACTCGTTTTTGTCGGGGTGTAGGTCGAACTGCTCAGGCAAAGAACAGGCATTCAAATGGGCAGGGACGGTGGCCTGTCAAATCTGCTAGGTTCATACTTGACTTGCTTAAAAATGCTGAAAGTAACGCGGAG GTCAAAGGTCTGGATGTAGATACACTTTACATCTCTCACATTCAGGTGAACCAGGCACAGAAACAGAGACGCCGCACCTATCGTGCTCATGGAAGAATAAACC CTTACATGTCTTCCCCTTGCCATATCGAGTTGATTTTGTCTGAGAAGGAGGAGCCTGTCCAGAAGGAG CCCGAGTCTCAGTTGGCAACTAGCAAATCAAAAAAGCTGCGCAGTGGTGCATCCTCGTGA
- the LOC127796237 gene encoding 65-kDa microtubule-associated protein 8 isoform X1 — MGSFQSPMGMRSSASVEASCGYLLQELQMIWDEVGEDQFEREKVLLDLEQECLEVYRKKVDSANISRARLHQELAESEAEFTHLLLALDERSLPGRPEKMTGSLKEQLDSISPALREMQLRKEERVKQFQAVQKQIQRISAEIAGQSECDDSSSKITVNENDLSLKKLEEYQSELERLHNEKNDRLQKVEKYIRNVQNLSATLGMESSTIITKVHPSLNELSGLSKNISDTILAKLNSTVESLKEEKHMRLEKLQHLGKALTNLWNLMDTPYEDCQLFSHIISLLSVSPAEVSSPGSITLDIIQQAEAEVKRLDQLKASKMKELFFRKQFELEEICNRSHMEIPSQSEMDKIINLMNSGEIDHADLLMSMDDQISKAKEEASSRKVIMEKVEKWMAARGEERWLEEYSMDENRYSVSRGAHKNLRRAERARIMVNKIPALVDSLIAKTKDWEEERNKVFLYDEVPLLAMLEEYNMLRQEKEEEKKRQKLGFSLKEKKKVQSRVVVEQENSFGPRPSTSNRRLSNRSFNGSFNNATPLNRRLSLAIQQLGSNSISSASQGITFVKEGKKVHNQNMFARSSIPSHLREDTASVVSTFSGPISP; from the exons ATGGGGTCCTTTCAATCACCAATGGGAATGCGAAGCTCTGCATCGGTAGAGGCATCATGTGGATACTTGCTTCAAGAATTACAG ATGATATGGGATGAAGTTGGGGAAGACCAGTTCGAGAGGGAAAAAGTTCTTCTGGACTTGGAGCAGGAGTGTCTAGAGGTCTACAGAAAAAAAGTTGACAGTGCAAACATTTCAAGAGCAAGGCTGCATCAGGAGTTAGCAGAATCTGAGGCTGAATTTACACACCTCCTTCTGGCCCTCGATGAACGGTCTCTCCCGGGGCGG CCAGAGAAAATGACAGGAAGCTTGAAGGAGCAACTAGATTCAATTAGCCCAGCTTTACGGGAAATGCAATTGAGGAAAGAAGAGAGGGTGAAGCAATTCCAAGCTGTGCAAAAGCAAATTCAGAGAATTTCTGCAGAGATAGCAGGCCAGTCAGAATGTgatgattcatcatcaaaaatcaCAGTGAATGAGAATGATCTATCACTGAAGAAACTTGAAGAGTACCAATCAGAGCTGGAAAGGCTTCATAATGAGAAG AATGATAGACTCCAAAAAGtggaaaaatatataagaaatgtaCAGAACTTGTCAGCCACACTGGGAATGGAGTCATCAACAATCATCACAAAAGTTCACCCAAGCTTAAATGAGTTGTCTGGACTGTCAAAGAACATAAGCGACACTATTTTGGCTAAACTAAACAGCACTGTGGAGTCTCTCAAAGAAGAAAAGCACATGAGACTAGAGAAG CTCCAGCATCTTGGTAAAGCATTGACAAACTTGTGGAACCTTATGGACACACCTTACGAAGACTGCCAATTGTTCAGCCATATTATCAGCTTATTATCAGTTTCACCAGCAGAAGTATCCTCCCCTGGAAGCATCACCCTTGATATAATCCAGCAG GCTGAGGCCGAAGTCAAGAGGCTGGATCAACTGAAAGCAAGCAAGATGAAAGAGCTTTTCTTTAGGAAACAGTTTGAGCTTGAGGAGATATGCAATAGATCACACATGGAGATCCCTTCACAGTCAGAGATGgacaaaataataaatctaatGAATTCTG GCGAAATTGACCATGCCGATCTCCTCATGAGCATGGATGACCAGATATctaaagcaaaagaagaagCATCTAGCAGGAAGGTTATAATGGAGAAGGTGGAAAAATGGATGGCAGCACGTGGTGAGGAGAGGTGGCTGGAAGAATATAGCATG GATGAGAATCGGTATTCAGTCAGTAGAGGTGCTCACAAGAATCTGAGACGTGCAGAACGTGCCCGAATAATGGTGAACAAAATTCCTG CTTTGGTGGACTCATTGATAGCTAAAACTAAAGATTGGGAAGAAGAACGAAATAAAGTTTTCTTATATGACGAG GTACCCCTACTAGCAATGTTGGAAGAATACAATATGCTAAGgcaggaaaaggaagaagagaagaagagacaaAAG TTGGGCTTCTCtctaaaggaaaagaagaaggtTCAGAGTAGGGTAGTAGTCGAGCAAGAAAATTCATTTGGGCCCAGACCAAGCACCAGCAATCGGCGTCTTTCAAACAGAAGCTTCAACGGGAGTTTTAACAATGCTACCCCTTTAAACAGAAGGCTTTCTCTGGCAATACAGCAGCTAGGATCAAATAGCATCAGTTCAGCAAGTCAAGGAATAACCTTCgtaaaagaaggaaagaaagtgcACAACCAGAACATGTTTGCACGAAGCAGCATTCCTTCTCATCTAAGAGAAGATACAGCTTCAGTAGTCTCGACATTTTCTGGCCCTATATCACCTTGA
- the LOC127796805 gene encoding uncharacterized protein LOC127796805, producing the protein MDYNVNLRDQIRRAYLQRGLCQPRNHTFPRKKSRRFIPVWFNEFGDWLEYSISKDAVFCLYCYLFKTNNGEQGGGDSFMKEGFSNFKKKDRLQVHVGDVNSAHNQTESKCEALMNQEQNIETVFFRQSEQTQCDYRIRLNASIDCVRFLLWQGLAFRGHDESIDSNNQGNFLEQLQFLANHNKEIEAVTLKNAPKNLKLTSPDVQKDIIRAAAIEMIDLIIKDVGDAFFSILIDEFRDISVKEHMSTILRYVNKTGHVVERFIGIEHVFSTTTLSLKVTIDKLFSRYGLSISRLRGQGYDGASNMQDQFNGLKTLILKENPCAFYVHCFAHQLQLTLVAVAKKHVQVTSLFNLVSRVVNIVGTSLKHCDLLREKQEAIIFEALHNCEISSGRSLNQQIDVLEMIVDDGSIEQKCEADDLLDSIQSFEFTFTLHLMRTILAISNELSQALQMKDQDIGNAITLVKICKQRLQVMRDNEWDLFLKEVVSFCEKQNINVPNMDGVFIRRGRSRRNTKEMTNLHHFRVDLFYAIIDMQFQELNDRFSDFEELQGLSELAQKLVETKKNIVYSLVYKLVTLALTLPIATATVERVSSAMNIVKNRLRNRIGD; encoded by the exons ATGGATTACAATGTTAATCTTCGAGATCAAATTAGAAGAGCTTACTTGCAAAGAGGTCTGTGTCAGCCTCGAAATCATACATTTCCACGTAAAAAATCAAGACGATTCATTCCAGTTTGGTTCAATGAATTTGGTGATTGGTTGGAATATAGTATAAGTAAAGATGCTGTATTTTGCCTatattgttatctttttaaaacaaataatggggAACAAGGAGGTGGTGATTCTTTTATGAAAGAAGGGTtcagtaattttaaaaagaaagatagacTTCAAGTTCATGTTGGAGATGTTAATAGTGCACACAATCAAACTGAAAGTAAATGTGAAGccttaatgaatcaagagcaaaatattgagACAGTTTTTTTCAGGCAGTCAGAACAAACACAGTGTGATTATCGAATTCGTCtgaatgcatcaattgattgtgttcgATTTCTTCTATGGCAAGGACTAGCATTTCGTGGTCATGACGAGTCTatagattcaaataatcaaggtAATTTTCTTGAACAATTGCAATTTCTAGCCAATCATAATAAGGAGATTGAGGCTGTTACTTTGAAAAATGctcctaaaaatctcaagttAACATCACCTGATGTTCAGAAGGATATTATAAGAGCTGCTGCTATTGAAATGATCGATCTCATCATAAAAGATGTTGGTGATGCATTCTTTTCAATTCTAATTGATGAATTTCGAGATATCTCAGTAAAGGAACACATGTCTACTATTTTGCGTTATGTGAATAAAACAGGACATGTAGTTGAACGGTTTATTGGGATTGAACATGTTTTCAGTACTACTACCCTATCACTTAAGGTTActatagataaattattttccaGATATGGGTTGAGTATATCTAGATTGCGGGGGCAAGGTTATGATGGGGCTAGCAACATGCAAGATCAGTTTAATGGTCTCAAAACACTTATTTTGAAAGAGAACCCGTGTGCTTTCTATGTTCATTGTTTTGCTCATCAACTTCAATTGACACTTGTAGCTGTAGCAAAGAAGCATGTGCAAGTTACTTCGCTCTTTAATTTGGTTTCTAGAGTGGTGAATATTGTTGGAACCTCATTGAAACATTGTGATCTTTTGCGAGAGAAACAAGAAGCCATAATTTTTGAAGCACTTCATAATTGTGAGATTTCAAGTGGTCGGAGTCTTAATCAACAAA TTGATGTTCTTGAAATGATTGTTGATGATGGATCTATTGAACAAAAATGTGAGGCAGATGATTTATTGGACTCAATACAGTCATTTGAATTTACATTTACGCTACATCTCATGAGAACCATCTTAGCGATTTCAAATGAATTGTCCCAAGCATTACAAATGAAAGATCAAGATATTGGAAATGCCATTACGTTAGTGAAAATATGCAAACAAAGACTCCAAGTGATGAGGGATAATGAGTGGGATTTGTTTTTGAAAGAAGTTGTTTCTTTTTGTGAAAAGCAAAATATTAATGTTCCCAACATGGATGGTGTTTTTATACGCCGAGGTCGCTCACGGCGTAACACTAAAGAAATGACAAATTTACATCACTTTCGTGTGGACTTGTTCTATGCTATCATTGATATGCAATTTCAAGAATTGAATGACCGTTTTTCTGAT TTTGAAGAATTACAAGGACTTAGTGAACTTGCACAGAAGTTGGTTGAGAcgaaaaaaaatatagtgtacTCATTAGTTTACAAGCTTGTGACTTTGGCATTAACTCTTCCGATTGCTACTGCTACAGTTGAAAGAGTATCTTCTGCAATGAACATTGTGAAGAATCGATTGCGTAATAGAATTGGAGACTAA
- the LOC127797416 gene encoding probable arabinosyltransferase ARAD1 isoform X3, producing MYDLPRRFNVGMLNRRKSDQTPVTAATLPPWPANSGLKKQHSVEYWMMASLLYDGDGGGGEVTREAVRVSDPESADVFFVPFFSSLSFNTHGHNMTDPDTEFDRQLQVDMLKFLRESIYWQRSGGRDHVVPMHHPNAFRFLREQVNASILIVADFGRYPKIMSNLSKDVVAPYVHVVDSFTNDDSPDPYESRSTLLFFRGRTVRKDEGIVRAKLAKILVGIGDVHYERSYATGESIKMSSEGMRLSKFCLHPAGDTPSSCRLFDAIVSHCVPVIVSDQIELPFEDELDYTQFSLFFSVKEALVPGNMVAQLRKFPKERWLEMWRRLKNISRHFEFQYPPKKEDAVNMIWRQVKHKVPAAKLAVHRSRRLKVPDWWRRRR from the exons ATGTACGACCTGCCCCGGCGTTTCAACGTCGGGATGCTGAATCGCCGGAAATCCGACCAGACGCCGGTGACCGCCGCGACTCTGCCACCGTGGCCGGCGAATTCGGGCCTGAAGAAGCAGCACAGCGTGGAGTACTGGATGATGGCTTCGTTGCTGTACGACGGCGATGGCGGTGGCGGAGAAGTGACGCGAGAGGCGGTTAGGGTTTCGGATCCGGAGTCGGCGGATGTGTTCTTCGTGCCGTTTTTCTCGTCGTTGAGCTTCAACACTCACGGGCACAACATGACGGATCCAGATACCGAATTCGATCGGCAATTGCAG GTTGACATGCTTAAATTTCTAAGGGAATCAATTTATTGGCAGAGGTCTGGTGGCCGTGACCATGTAGTTCCCATGCATCATCCAAATGCTTTCAGATTTCTTCGAGAACAGGTGAATGCATCTATTCTCATTGTTGCAGATTTTGGCCGTTACCCTAAAATCATGTCAAATTTGAGCAAAGATGTGGTGGCCCCATATGTGCATGTAGTGGATTCATTCACCAATGATGACTCTCCAGATCCATACGAGTCTCGTTCAACTCTTCTTTTCTTCCGAGGGAGAACAGTGCGGAAAGAT GAAGGAATTGTCCGTGCTAAACTGGCAAAGATATTAGTCGGTATTGGTGATGTCCACTATGAAAGAAGCTATGCAACAGGAGAAAGCATAAAAATG TCCTCAGAAGGGATGCGGTTATCAAAGTTCTGTCTGCATCCTGCAGGGGACACTCCTTCCTCTTGCCGCCTGTTTGATGCTATCGTGAGCCACTGTGTTCCTGTAATCGTGAGCGATCAAATTGAGCTCCCCTTCGAGGATGAACTGGACTACACGCAGTTCTCACTTTTCTTCTCGGTCAAGGAGGCACTGGTGCCGGGCAACATGGTTGCACAGCTTCGGAAGTTTCCAAAAGAGAGATGGCTGGAAATGTGGAGGCGTCTCAAAAACATCTCCCGTCACTTCGAATTCCAGTATCCCCCCAAAAAAGAAGATGCTGTGAATATGATATGGAGACAAGTAAAGCACAAGGTTCCTGCAGCCAAACTTGCTGTGCACAGAAGCAGGAGATTGAAAGTGCCAGATTGGTGGCGCCGGAGAAGATAG
- the LOC127797416 gene encoding probable arabinosyltransferase ARAD1 isoform X1: MKVFGKTVLSLVFILVLTITYSIFIGTVDFRSHVFPLFQSLPTNSTSCRRGEFPLRVYMYDLPRRFNVGMLNRRKSDQTPVTAATLPPWPANSGLKKQHSVEYWMMASLLYDGDGGGGEVTREAVRVSDPESADVFFVPFFSSLSFNTHGHNMTDPDTEFDRQLQVDMLKFLRESIYWQRSGGRDHVVPMHHPNAFRFLREQVNASILIVADFGRYPKIMSNLSKDVVAPYVHVVDSFTNDDSPDPYESRSTLLFFRGRTVRKDEGIVRAKLAKILVGIGDVHYERSYATGESIKMSSEGMRLSKFCLHPAGDTPSSCRLFDAIVSHCVPVIVSDQIELPFEDELDYTQFSLFFSVKEALVPGNMVAQLRKFPKERWLEMWRRLKNISRHFEFQYPPKKEDAVNMIWRQVKHKVPAAKLAVHRSRRLKVPDWWRRRR; this comes from the exons atgaaagtgTTCGGTAAAACAGTGCTTTCTCTCGTGTTCATCCTTGTACTTACCATCACTTACTCCATTTTCATCGGCACCGTCGATTTCAGATCACACGTCTTCCCACTGTTCCAGTCGCTGCCGACCAACAGCACATCCTGCCGCCGTGGGGAATTCCCTCTCAGGGTTTATATGTACGACCTGCCCCGGCGTTTCAACGTCGGGATGCTGAATCGCCGGAAATCCGACCAGACGCCGGTGACCGCCGCGACTCTGCCACCGTGGCCGGCGAATTCGGGCCTGAAGAAGCAGCACAGCGTGGAGTACTGGATGATGGCTTCGTTGCTGTACGACGGCGATGGCGGTGGCGGAGAAGTGACGCGAGAGGCGGTTAGGGTTTCGGATCCGGAGTCGGCGGATGTGTTCTTCGTGCCGTTTTTCTCGTCGTTGAGCTTCAACACTCACGGGCACAACATGACGGATCCAGATACCGAATTCGATCGGCAATTGCAG GTTGACATGCTTAAATTTCTAAGGGAATCAATTTATTGGCAGAGGTCTGGTGGCCGTGACCATGTAGTTCCCATGCATCATCCAAATGCTTTCAGATTTCTTCGAGAACAGGTGAATGCATCTATTCTCATTGTTGCAGATTTTGGCCGTTACCCTAAAATCATGTCAAATTTGAGCAAAGATGTGGTGGCCCCATATGTGCATGTAGTGGATTCATTCACCAATGATGACTCTCCAGATCCATACGAGTCTCGTTCAACTCTTCTTTTCTTCCGAGGGAGAACAGTGCGGAAAGAT GAAGGAATTGTCCGTGCTAAACTGGCAAAGATATTAGTCGGTATTGGTGATGTCCACTATGAAAGAAGCTATGCAACAGGAGAAAGCATAAAAATG TCCTCAGAAGGGATGCGGTTATCAAAGTTCTGTCTGCATCCTGCAGGGGACACTCCTTCCTCTTGCCGCCTGTTTGATGCTATCGTGAGCCACTGTGTTCCTGTAATCGTGAGCGATCAAATTGAGCTCCCCTTCGAGGATGAACTGGACTACACGCAGTTCTCACTTTTCTTCTCGGTCAAGGAGGCACTGGTGCCGGGCAACATGGTTGCACAGCTTCGGAAGTTTCCAAAAGAGAGATGGCTGGAAATGTGGAGGCGTCTCAAAAACATCTCCCGTCACTTCGAATTCCAGTATCCCCCCAAAAAAGAAGATGCTGTGAATATGATATGGAGACAAGTAAAGCACAAGGTTCCTGCAGCCAAACTTGCTGTGCACAGAAGCAGGAGATTGAAAGTGCCAGATTGGTGGCGCCGGAGAAGATAG
- the LOC127796239 gene encoding DNA polymerase epsilon subunit C, protein MAEDEEAKNSEETIQPTFPSSRVKKIVKLDGDINKVNSEALFLISCSSQLFLEFIAERSARVAIEKKRKTVKLEHLRVAVKRHQPTSDFLLDSLPLPSQPVDGRPDAERTRSRTSLGDKPVPAGTRRIDDFFRNGS, encoded by the coding sequence ATGGCGGAGGATGAGGAAGCGAAAAACAGTGAAGAGACGATTCAACCGACGTTTCCCAGTAGCCGAGTCAAGAAAATCGTGAAACTAGACGGGGATATCAACAAGGTTAACTCGGAGGCCCTGTTCTTGATCTCGTGCTCCTCCCAGCTCTTCCTTGAATTCATCGCCGAGAGATCCGCTCGAGTCGCGATCGAGAAGAAGCGCAAGACCGTGAAGCTTGAGCACCTGAGAGTCGCCGTCAAGAGGCACCAGCCAACTAGCGATTTCCTCCTCGATTCGCTTCCGTTGCCTTCTCAGCCGGTGGATGGTCGCCCAGACGCCGAACGGACTCGGTCTCGGACTTCCTTGGGTGATAAACCGGTACCCGCTGGCACCCGCCGGATCGACGACTTCTTTCGAAATGGTTCTTAG
- the LOC127796237 gene encoding 65-kDa microtubule-associated protein 8 isoform X2 has product MGSFQSPMGMRSSASVEASCGYLLQELQMIWDEVGEDQFEREKVLLDLEQECLEVYRKKVDSANISRARLHQELAESEAEFTHLLLALDERSLPGRPEKMTGSLKEQLDSISPALREMQLRKEERVKQFQAVQKQIQRISAEIAGQSECDDSSSKITVNENDLSLKKLEEYQSELERLHNEKNDRLQKVEKYIRNVQNLSATLGMESSTIITKVHPSLNELSGLSKNISDTILAKLNSTVESLKEEKHMRLEKLQHLGKALTNLWNLMDTPYEDCQLFSHIISLLSVSPAEVSSPGSITLDIIQQAEAEVKRLDQLKASKMKELFFRKQFELEEICNRSHMEIPSQSEMDKIINLMNSGEIDHADLLMSMDDQISKAKEEASSRKVIMEKVEKWMAARGEERWLEEYSMDENRYSVSRGAHKNLRRAERARIMVNKIPALVDSLIAKTKDWEEERNKVFLYDEVPLLAMLEEYNMLRQEKEEEKKRQKEKKKVQSRVVVEQENSFGPRPSTSNRRLSNRSFNGSFNNATPLNRRLSLAIQQLGSNSISSASQGITFVKEGKKVHNQNMFARSSIPSHLREDTASVVSTFSGPISP; this is encoded by the exons ATGGGGTCCTTTCAATCACCAATGGGAATGCGAAGCTCTGCATCGGTAGAGGCATCATGTGGATACTTGCTTCAAGAATTACAG ATGATATGGGATGAAGTTGGGGAAGACCAGTTCGAGAGGGAAAAAGTTCTTCTGGACTTGGAGCAGGAGTGTCTAGAGGTCTACAGAAAAAAAGTTGACAGTGCAAACATTTCAAGAGCAAGGCTGCATCAGGAGTTAGCAGAATCTGAGGCTGAATTTACACACCTCCTTCTGGCCCTCGATGAACGGTCTCTCCCGGGGCGG CCAGAGAAAATGACAGGAAGCTTGAAGGAGCAACTAGATTCAATTAGCCCAGCTTTACGGGAAATGCAATTGAGGAAAGAAGAGAGGGTGAAGCAATTCCAAGCTGTGCAAAAGCAAATTCAGAGAATTTCTGCAGAGATAGCAGGCCAGTCAGAATGTgatgattcatcatcaaaaatcaCAGTGAATGAGAATGATCTATCACTGAAGAAACTTGAAGAGTACCAATCAGAGCTGGAAAGGCTTCATAATGAGAAG AATGATAGACTCCAAAAAGtggaaaaatatataagaaatgtaCAGAACTTGTCAGCCACACTGGGAATGGAGTCATCAACAATCATCACAAAAGTTCACCCAAGCTTAAATGAGTTGTCTGGACTGTCAAAGAACATAAGCGACACTATTTTGGCTAAACTAAACAGCACTGTGGAGTCTCTCAAAGAAGAAAAGCACATGAGACTAGAGAAG CTCCAGCATCTTGGTAAAGCATTGACAAACTTGTGGAACCTTATGGACACACCTTACGAAGACTGCCAATTGTTCAGCCATATTATCAGCTTATTATCAGTTTCACCAGCAGAAGTATCCTCCCCTGGAAGCATCACCCTTGATATAATCCAGCAG GCTGAGGCCGAAGTCAAGAGGCTGGATCAACTGAAAGCAAGCAAGATGAAAGAGCTTTTCTTTAGGAAACAGTTTGAGCTTGAGGAGATATGCAATAGATCACACATGGAGATCCCTTCACAGTCAGAGATGgacaaaataataaatctaatGAATTCTG GCGAAATTGACCATGCCGATCTCCTCATGAGCATGGATGACCAGATATctaaagcaaaagaagaagCATCTAGCAGGAAGGTTATAATGGAGAAGGTGGAAAAATGGATGGCAGCACGTGGTGAGGAGAGGTGGCTGGAAGAATATAGCATG GATGAGAATCGGTATTCAGTCAGTAGAGGTGCTCACAAGAATCTGAGACGTGCAGAACGTGCCCGAATAATGGTGAACAAAATTCCTG CTTTGGTGGACTCATTGATAGCTAAAACTAAAGATTGGGAAGAAGAACGAAATAAAGTTTTCTTATATGACGAG GTACCCCTACTAGCAATGTTGGAAGAATACAATATGCTAAGgcaggaaaaggaagaagagaagaagagacaaAAG gaaaagaagaaggtTCAGAGTAGGGTAGTAGTCGAGCAAGAAAATTCATTTGGGCCCAGACCAAGCACCAGCAATCGGCGTCTTTCAAACAGAAGCTTCAACGGGAGTTTTAACAATGCTACCCCTTTAAACAGAAGGCTTTCTCTGGCAATACAGCAGCTAGGATCAAATAGCATCAGTTCAGCAAGTCAAGGAATAACCTTCgtaaaagaaggaaagaaagtgcACAACCAGAACATGTTTGCACGAAGCAGCATTCCTTCTCATCTAAGAGAAGATACAGCTTCAGTAGTCTCGACATTTTCTGGCCCTATATCACCTTGA
- the LOC127797416 gene encoding probable arabinosyltransferase ARAD1 isoform X2, with amino-acid sequence MKVFGKTVLSLVFILVLTITYSIFIGTVDFRSHVFPLFQSLPTNSTSCRRGEFPLRVYMYDLPRRFNVGMLNRRKSDQTPVTAATLPPWPANSGLKKQHSVEYWMMASLLYDGDGGGGEVTREAVRVSDPESADVFFVPFFSSLSFNTHGHNMTDPDTEFDRQLQVDMLKFLRESIYWQRSGGRDHVVPMHHPNAFRFLREQWIHSPMMTLQIHTSLVQLFFSSEGEQCGKIGVLQEGIVRAKLAKILVGIGDVHYERSYATGESIKMSSEGMRLSKFCLHPAGDTPSSCRLFDAIVSHCVPVIVSDQIELPFEDELDYTQFSLFFSVKEALVPGNMVAQLRKFPKERWLEMWRRLKNISRHFEFQYPPKKEDAVNMIWRQVKHKVPAAKLAVHRSRRLKVPDWWRRRR; translated from the exons atgaaagtgTTCGGTAAAACAGTGCTTTCTCTCGTGTTCATCCTTGTACTTACCATCACTTACTCCATTTTCATCGGCACCGTCGATTTCAGATCACACGTCTTCCCACTGTTCCAGTCGCTGCCGACCAACAGCACATCCTGCCGCCGTGGGGAATTCCCTCTCAGGGTTTATATGTACGACCTGCCCCGGCGTTTCAACGTCGGGATGCTGAATCGCCGGAAATCCGACCAGACGCCGGTGACCGCCGCGACTCTGCCACCGTGGCCGGCGAATTCGGGCCTGAAGAAGCAGCACAGCGTGGAGTACTGGATGATGGCTTCGTTGCTGTACGACGGCGATGGCGGTGGCGGAGAAGTGACGCGAGAGGCGGTTAGGGTTTCGGATCCGGAGTCGGCGGATGTGTTCTTCGTGCCGTTTTTCTCGTCGTTGAGCTTCAACACTCACGGGCACAACATGACGGATCCAGATACCGAATTCGATCGGCAATTGCAG GTTGACATGCTTAAATTTCTAAGGGAATCAATTTATTGGCAGAGGTCTGGTGGCCGTGACCATGTAGTTCCCATGCATCATCCAAATGCTTTCAGATTTCTTCGAGAACAG TGGATTCATTCACCAATGATGACTCTCCAGATCCATACGAGTCTCGTTCAACTCTTCTTTTCTTCCGAGGGAGAACAGTGCGGAAAGAT TGGAGTGCTGCAGGAAGGAATTGTCCGTGCTAAACTGGCAAAGATATTAGTCGGTATTGGTGATGTCCACTATGAAAGAAGCTATGCAACAGGAGAAAGCATAAAAATG TCCTCAGAAGGGATGCGGTTATCAAAGTTCTGTCTGCATCCTGCAGGGGACACTCCTTCCTCTTGCCGCCTGTTTGATGCTATCGTGAGCCACTGTGTTCCTGTAATCGTGAGCGATCAAATTGAGCTCCCCTTCGAGGATGAACTGGACTACACGCAGTTCTCACTTTTCTTCTCGGTCAAGGAGGCACTGGTGCCGGGCAACATGGTTGCACAGCTTCGGAAGTTTCCAAAAGAGAGATGGCTGGAAATGTGGAGGCGTCTCAAAAACATCTCCCGTCACTTCGAATTCCAGTATCCCCCCAAAAAAGAAGATGCTGTGAATATGATATGGAGACAAGTAAAGCACAAGGTTCCTGCAGCCAAACTTGCTGTGCACAGAAGCAGGAGATTGAAAGTGCCAGATTGGTGGCGCCGGAGAAGATAG